The nucleotide sequence AGATGCGGCATCGATGTATACAGTATTGAAGGAAGAGCGTGTCGGAGAGTAAAGAGAGCTTGTTCTAATTTTCTCTTGTGCACATATACATAGGTTAGTAAGTGAGAAGAAATTTCCTGTATATGTGTATAGGAGGGGAAAGCATGGAGCGTTATTATGATTCAGCATCATCTCATTCACAACAAGCCCAGCATGATGTGATGATGAAAGGTAGACGTACGCTAGAAATTACCGGGGTGAAAGTGGTAGAAAGCTTTGATGAGGAAGAGTTTTTAATTGAAACTGTGATGGGTTTTCTAACTGTACGTGGTCAAAACCTGCAAATGAAGAACCTAGATTCTGAAAAAGGAATTGTCTCCATTAAGGGACGCATCTTCGAAATGATTTACTTAGATGAACACCAGGCGGAGAAAGCTAAAGGGTTCTTTAGCAAGTTGTTCAAATGACGTTAACGGTACAATTTCAAACAATGCTTTTGATGATTGCGGCGGGTGCTTTGATAGGGGGAAACCTTGATACATACCGCCGTTTTTTTAGACGAAACAAGCATGCAGGGTGGCTTGTTTTTCTGTTTGATTTATTTTTTTGGTTTGTACAAGCAATGATGGTATTTTACGTGTTGCTGCATGTAAACAATGGACAAATTCGCTTTTACGTATTTTTAGCGATTTTATGTGGTTATTCTGCATACCAAGCCTTATTTAAGGGAATATATGTAGCATTGTTAGAAAAGTTAATTTCATTTTTTGTAGGTTTTTTCCGTTTTATTATGAAAATTACACAACTTATGATTTTTAAGCCGATAATAATCTTGTATCAAGCTATTATTATTCTGTTGCTTTTTATTTTTCAGCTAATCTGGAGGACACTATCTTTTATACTTCGAGTATTATTCTTTCCATTTCGACTTTTTGGCAGGCTTCTATGGCGTTTCACACCGAAAAAAGTCAAAAACTTTTCTCTCGTCATAGCAGGGAAATATACAATTGTCAAGAATAAGATACATAAATGGATCGCAAAGCTACGGTCTTAGGAGGGAAAACATCAGTGCAGACAGAACGGAAACGCAATATAACCAAGATTCGTTCATCCTACACGGTACAGCAAGACCGAAAACAGGATATTGCACGTCTTAAGAAAAAACGACTGTTTCAACGTTTAGTGATGTTTGCTATCGTAGCACTCATCGTTACAGGCGGAATGATTGTCACGTTGATTTCACAATCACAGGCAATTGAGAAGAAAGAAATAGAAAAGGCTGAGTTAGAGGAAGAGCTTGCAGTTTTACAGAAGGACGAAAGAAACTTGAAGGAAGAAATCACAAAACTTAATGATATCGACTATATTAAAAAGATAGCACGCAGGGATTATTTCTTTTCAGAAGAAGGAGAAGTAATTTTTCAATTCTCAGATGAGTAGTATTGTCCCTCCCGCGCTTAAAGACGCAATTGCAAGCGGAGGCGAGGGAATCTTTATTAACTTATCGTACCAGCTCTTAAGTTCGGGGTTGTGTCATCAGTCTGCTGAACGTTAGAAAACAAAAAACAATTTAAGCATAATCTGAAATTAAAGCCGTGGGCTTTCTAGGATTAAATTCTGTTATATTGACACTTTAAATTTTAGTTGGGTATAATAAAGTAAAATTCACTTTTTTTATTAATCAAGGAGGAGCATTTCTTTTATGTCAATCGAAGTAGGCAGCAAGTTACAAGGTAAGGTTACAGGGATTACGAAATTTGGGGCGTTCGTCGAGCTGCCGGGAGGCTCAACAGGGCTTGTTCATATCAGTGAAGTGGACGATAACTATGTTAAGGATATCAATGATTTCTTAAGTGTAGGCGACGAAGTGACAGTTAAAGTTATCAATGTGGAAAAAGACGGAAAAATTGGTCTATCTATTAAAAAAGCAAAGGATCGTCCAGAACGTCCTGAGCGCCCGTCACGCCCAGTGAACAAACCAAGCGGTGGCCGTCCATCACGCCCACGAGGACCAAAAGGACCACCTCGCAGAGATGATTTCGAATCGAAGATGGCTCGCTTCTTAAAAGATAGCGAAGACCGCTTAGCATCCCTGCGTCGTAACACAGAATCAAAACGCGGAGGCCGCGGTGCAAAAAAAGGATAGTAACTTGTTGCTTATTTTAACAGGTTCGAAATAGACGAAGCGCTTTAAATAGAAGTACGCAAAAATGCTGAGGACGCCCTCAGCATTTTTGTATTATTAGAGCGCTTTCTCCTAGCTTTTTTTAAGCTTGACAAAAGGTAAATGATTAATTACAATATCTTTTGTGTCAAATTATTTTACATGATGGCGGTGTAGCTCAGCTGGCTAGAGCGTACGGTTCATACCCGTGAGGTCGTGGGTTCGACTCCCTCCGCCGCTACCATTATTATGGCCCGTTGGTCAAGTGGTTAAGACACCGCCCTTTCACGGCGGTAACACGGGTTCGAATCCCGTACGGGTCATCATGAAAGACAAAAAAGGTTGCATCGATTTACTCGGTGCAACCTTTTTTGTCTTTTCTTGTTCGCATTTCTTTTTCTTTCGACTTTGTTAGCTTAGCAAGCTTTCTTTTCAAAATATACAATGCAAGTTTCAACAATTCACTGCTTGAAATTGCTTAATACATTAGGGTTAGGAAGAAGAACTCAAAAATCACGTCAAAGAAAGTGGTATTTTTGGCATCTCGCTTAGAATAGCGTCGAACGATTTATTGGCACACACCTGTGATTTTGACAAAATCTTAATTTTTCGTGTGGTTTAATGAACACAACAAAAAATATTAGGTGGTGCTAGGGTAATGCAAAAAATTGAAAAAGAAGTTGGGGCGATTCATCGATTGCAGTTCTCGGGGATTCATATGGTGGACAAGGTAAAGAGTTCGATCGAGAGAAACATTTTGAATTCTGACCTTGTATTATTGTGTGTCGGCTTTTTGCTTGGACGAGCAATGATTCTTAATCAACTTACGCCATTTGCACTTCCGTTCTTTGCAGCTGTCCTAATGATGAAAAGGGAAAAGTCAGGCTGGGCAGCATTAGCAGTAATTGTTGGTTCAATCTCACAGTCTTGGATTCATACGGCATACATATCGGCCTTAATCGTCATGTTCTTTCTCTGTCATGCGATTATATCGAGGTTTAGTTACGATGTGTTAAAGATTGTGCCCGCCACCGTATTAATCGCAGCTGCCGCTACTAGGATAAGCTTTACTTACTTTTTAACAGGAAATATTACGAATTATGATTATATGATGTCAGCTGTAGAAGCTGGACTTGGATTTATTCTTACAATGATCTTTATTCAGAGTATTCCGCTTATTTCTCCTCAAAAACGCAAAAAAGCATTAAAACATGAAGAAATGATTTGTTTGATGATTTTATGTGCCTCTGTTCTTACAGGAACAATCGGCTGGTCAATCTATGACCTATCCGTTGAACATATTTTCGCTCGTTATCTTGTTGTTGTCTTTGCACTCGCCGGGGGGGCTGCCATCGGGTCCACTGTTGGAGTTGTAATTGGCCTCATCCTAAGTCTTGCTGATGTTGCCAGTCTTTATCAAATGAGCTTGCTTGCCTTCTCAGGTTTACTCGGAGGTCTTCTGAAGGATGGAAGGAAGGTAGGAGTGAGTGCGGGACTGTTAATAGGAACCCTACTAATTGGTTTATATGGTGAGAACCTGTATGCTTTTACACCAACTTTATTTGAATCACTTATTGCACTTGCCCTCTTCTTAATGACGCCCAAGAAGCTGTTTGCTAGAGTTGAACGGTATATTCCTGGAACAGAAGAGCATCGAAAGGAACAGCAACAATATTTACGAAGAATAAGGGATTCCACTGCGAAAAGAGTGGAACAGTTCTCTACGCTGTTTCAGACATTATCAAATAGCTTTCAGCAGCAAGGTATTATATCTGAAGAAGAGGAAGACGAAACGAAAGAGATTGATTATTTTCTAAGCAATGTGACTGAGAAGACTTGCCAAAGCTGCTTTCGAAAACATGCTTGCTGGCAGAAGAACTTTAATAAAACATATGACTACATGCTGCAAATTATGCAGGAAGCAGAAAATAATGCAAACGCGCCAAATCATCGTTTAGATTATGAATGGCGTCAACATTGTAAATATCCAAAGAAAGTTGTAGATACGATTTATCAGCAATATTCCTTCTACCAAGCAAATCAAAAACTAAAGCAGCAAGTAATGGAGAGCAGACGGCTTGTTGCAGAACAGCTGCTTGGTGTATCACAAGTAATGGGTGATTTCGCAAAGGAAATCCAAAAGGAGCGTGAAAACTTACAAAACCAAGAGGAACAAATTCTAGAGGCACTTGGGAAAATGGGTATAGAGATCGGCCATGTAGAGATCTTTACCTTAGTAAAAGGAAATGTCGACATCGAGATGAGTATTCCATATTGTAATGGCAATGGAGAGTGTGAGAAGGTCATTGCTCCAATGCTTTCAGATATATTAGGTGAAACAATTATTGTAAAGAAGGAGGAATGTGCTTCATATCCAAATGGCTATTGCCATGTTGTTTTTTCATCATCGAAAGCATTTGTCGTAGATACGGGAGTTGCGACAGCGGCGAAGGGAGGCGCCTTTGTTTCAGGTGACAGTTATTCATTAGTAGAGATCGGCAGCAGTAAATATGCATTAGCGATTAGTGATGGAATGGGAAATGGTGAACGAGCACATATGGAAAGTCATGAGACATTAAAGCTATTACAGAGAATTCTTCAATCAGGAATAGATGAGCAAGTAGCAATTAAATCAGTCAATTCAATACTATCACTGCGCACAACGGATGAAATCTTTTCAACATTGGATTTGGCGATGATTGATTTGCAAGATGCTACCGCTAAATTTCTGAAAATTGGTTCATCTCCAAGCTTTATAAAACGAGGGGAGCGAGTTATGAAAGTGGAGGCTGGAAATCTCCCGATTGGCATTATTCAAGATATGGAGGTTGATGTTGTTAGTGAGCAATTAAAAGCTGGAGATCTGCTAATAATGATGAGCGATGGTATTTTTGAAGGGCCACGTGACGTAGAGAATTATGATATTTGGATGAAACGGAAAATACGGGAGTTCGAAACAAAAGATCCACAGGAAATAGCAGATTTAATCTTAGAGGAGGTTGTACGAACGAGCGGACAAATTGCAGATGATATGACGGTAGTTGTGGCGAGGATTGAACATAATACTCCAAAGTGGGCGCCAATCCCGACTTATTACGAAAAAGCACTTTAGCAAAATTCAGCTTGTTCCCTCTTTGTAAAGGTATAATTCCAACAGTTTCTGCCAATGATGGTAGTAATCAAAAGGAGGGAGCTAAGTTGAAGAAAGGAACATTGAAACAAATTTTATTGATTACTGACGGATGCTCCAATCAAGGTGAAGACCCAGTCGCTATCGCGGCGTTAGCAAAAGAACAAGGAATTACGGTCAATGTTATCGGGGTAATGCAAGATGATGATGTAAGTGAACAAGGTAAGCGGGAAATAGAAGATATTGCTTCAAGTGGAGGTGGAATTAGTCAAGTCGTATACGCACAAATGCTTTCCCAGACTGTCCAAATGGTAACAAGGAAAGCAATGACACAAACTCTTCAAGGAGTTGTAAACAATGAATTGAAACAAATCCTTGGAAAGCAAACATCGATGGAAGACCTGCCGCCTGAGAAACGTGGGGAAGTGATGGAAGTAGTCGATGAGTTAGGAGAAACGATTAACCTAGAAGTTCTTATCTTAGTAGATACAAGTGCAAGTATGCGTGATAAGCTGCCAACTGTGAAGGAAGCATTGCTTGATTTATCAATTAGCTTAAATGCTCGCATGGGAGAAAATCTTTTCTCTGTGTTCACATTTCCCGGGAAAAGACAGGAGGTGGACAAGTTACTTGATTG is from Bacillus tianshenii and encodes:
- the yabP gene encoding sporulation protein YabP — translated: MERYYDSASSHSQQAQHDVMMKGRRTLEITGVKVVESFDEEEFLIETVMGFLTVRGQNLQMKNLDSEKGIVSIKGRIFEMIYLDEHQAEKAKGFFSKLFK
- a CDS encoding septum formation initiator family protein; amino-acid sequence: MQTERKRNITKIRSSYTVQQDRKQDIARLKKKRLFQRLVMFAIVALIVTGGMIVTLISQSQAIEKKEIEKAELEEELAVLQKDERNLKEEITKLNDIDYIKKIARRDYFFSEEGEVIFQFSDE
- a CDS encoding S1 domain-containing RNA-binding protein gives rise to the protein MSIEVGSKLQGKVTGITKFGAFVELPGGSTGLVHISEVDDNYVKDINDFLSVGDEVTVKVINVEKDGKIGLSIKKAKDRPERPERPSRPVNKPSGGRPSRPRGPKGPPRRDDFESKMARFLKDSEDRLASLRRNTESKRGGRGAKKG
- the spoIIE gene encoding stage II sporulation protein E, giving the protein MVDKVKSSIERNILNSDLVLLCVGFLLGRAMILNQLTPFALPFFAAVLMMKREKSGWAALAVIVGSISQSWIHTAYISALIVMFFLCHAIISRFSYDVLKIVPATVLIAAAATRISFTYFLTGNITNYDYMMSAVEAGLGFILTMIFIQSIPLISPQKRKKALKHEEMICLMILCASVLTGTIGWSIYDLSVEHIFARYLVVVFALAGGAAIGSTVGVVIGLILSLADVASLYQMSLLAFSGLLGGLLKDGRKVGVSAGLLIGTLLIGLYGENLYAFTPTLFESLIALALFLMTPKKLFARVERYIPGTEEHRKEQQQYLRRIRDSTAKRVEQFSTLFQTLSNSFQQQGIISEEEEDETKEIDYFLSNVTEKTCQSCFRKHACWQKNFNKTYDYMLQIMQEAENNANAPNHRLDYEWRQHCKYPKKVVDTIYQQYSFYQANQKLKQQVMESRRLVAEQLLGVSQVMGDFAKEIQKERENLQNQEEQILEALGKMGIEIGHVEIFTLVKGNVDIEMSIPYCNGNGECEKVIAPMLSDILGETIIVKKEECASYPNGYCHVVFSSSKAFVVDTGVATAAKGGAFVSGDSYSLVEIGSSKYALAISDGMGNGERAHMESHETLKLLQRILQSGIDEQVAIKSVNSILSLRTTDEIFSTLDLAMIDLQDATAKFLKIGSSPSFIKRGERVMKVEAGNLPIGIIQDMEVDVVSEQLKAGDLLIMMSDGIFEGPRDVENYDIWMKRKIREFETKDPQEIADLILEEVVRTSGQIADDMTVVVARIEHNTPKWAPIPTYYEKAL
- a CDS encoding VWA domain-containing protein, coding for MKKGTLKQILLITDGCSNQGEDPVAIAALAKEQGITVNVIGVMQDDDVSEQGKREIEDIASSGGGISQVVYAQMLSQTVQMVTRKAMTQTLQGVVNNELKQILGKQTSMEDLPPEKRGEVMEVVDELGETINLEVLILVDTSASMRDKLPTVKEALLDLSISLNARMGENLFSVFTFPGKRQEVDKLLDWTPRMESISSIFPKLSSGGITPTGPALQTAMSHFKKKRSLRSLISRDDEYFEEAGF